The Streptomyces sp. NBC_01707 genome includes the window CGGACCGGGAAGTGCTGTGCGGGATCTTGTACGTGCCACACACCGGGATCCAGTGGGAGTACCTGCCGCCGGATCCCGGCTACGGCACGACCTGCTGGCGGCGCCGGCGGAAGTGGCGCGAGGCCAATGTCCGGCAGCGGCTGCACGAGGTCCTGCTGGCCGAGCGAAACGCGGCCTACGACTGGACTGGAAGCGGGCAGCATCGGCCGGACGAACTTCCACTCTGCACCGGACAGTTCATAGGCGTATGACAGTACCGTGGTCCACCAGTCAAGATCGCCAGCTCTCACGACATCATGATTCCCAAGCTCGACGAGTTCACCCAGGACATCATCACGCCACTGCGGACTATCAGCTGACCACGGACACGTGTTCAAGGGCTGGGCCCGACATCGCCGTTGGCCGGGTAACTACGCAAGGGGAGGTGCGTGACTCGATCCTGAAAAATCCCGTATCCATGAATTCGGAACAGTTCACTCACGCTGCCGCGGGGTGTCTGCTCCCGAGGAGAAACTCACCCACGGTCGACTCGGTTTCCCACGACAGCCCCGTAGCGGCGGCAAAGGCGTCGGAATCACCACTTCCCAGGCCGCAGGCCGCCAACCCCATAGCCGTGGCGACGCTGTACATGACCTGATAGAGCACCCCTACATGCTTGAGTGTCATCGCGTACCCCATGGCGGAGTACTTCCACATGACCCGCCCGAACCGTGCAGTGATCAGGAGTGTCACCTGCGGAGGAGAAGGCATCTGTGCCGTTAGGCGAGACATCTCGGACAGGCGCCGCAGGGCGGGCCCCGGCCGCCTCATTAGCTCGAGCTGATGTTGATCGGGGTCGTAGTGGTACAGGCCTGGCGGAACCCCATTGACACAATTGACGAGGGGATAGACCTCCAGCTCGTAGGTACGACCTCCTGACGGATAGGGCCGGTCGCCCAACTGCTGCATTCCGTCGTTGTAAGAGTCCCGGTTACGAGCACAGCGGTAGAGGAACTCGCCGAGCTGAGTGATGGTGAGCGGTACCGCGTCGTCGTGTAGTCGCAGCGACCGACGATCCTCCAGTGCTTCAGTGAGAGTTCGGTCGCCCGTGCGCAGTTCCTGAAGATTTGCCCGAGGAAGTTTGATGACAGGTCCGTCGAATGGTGGAGCTACTGCAGGCAGCGGGTCAAAAGTCCCTACCGCCCAATAGGTTCCCCCGAAGGGTGCGTCATGGCGTCCACCGCGAGTTCGACTATGAAACAGCAGCTCATGGGGAGTCCATTGAGTAAATCTGAACTCGCGCTCGTGGCCGCCGTCGCGTGGAACAAGAAATCCGTTGCGAGCCAGTGCACCCAGCACCTCGGGAACCGCCTCACGCCATCCTGTGGGGTGAATATGCGCCCCCCTTGTGTCATCTGTTTCCTGGTTTTTCAGTGAGGCCAGCAAGCCCACGAGCGCGGCATCGTGAATTTCAACCGCAACATGCGCCAGGGGAGATTCCATGACCATACCCGAAGTGTCGGCGCGCAACATGACGAATCGGGACATTCGAAATTCGAAGGGGTCAACCGCAGGATGGAGGGCGACCGGAACTGCCGGTCCGAGCGGTCTGAAGGTCAAGATTTTCGTCTCTCCCGCCTTCAGTGTGGTCGAGACCCAGCCGCCCGCTCGCAGCTTTTGCAGCAACTCGCGCACCCCGAGAAGAGCCTGCTCTCCTTCTTTCCTCCGGACGATATCCAGCAGCGTATCGCTGTCCTCTAACCTGGTGGACAATACTTCCAGAAGTGAACTCTGACCCAATGTCAGAGATCCAAGGTTTATGCCACGACTTCCGGAATATACTCGGGTAACACCGGAATGATCCGACGTCACCCGAGCCTCACGATAAAGAGACAGAACTTCGCGAATGGGGTGTGAAAAATCTTCGATGAGATCCTCCGCTTGGCAGCAGGAAGCATCGAGTCCGCTCACTGCTTCTCGAAATGATGTGGAGTCAGAAAAAAAGTGATGCCTGCGAGCTTCGGGGCGAGACGATGGAATCGCCTGGCGGTATTCAGGACGAGCGAAAGTATCGACGCAAACTATTGAAAATCCCGCAGACCGGTCCGGGCGTGCGACAGCCGAGATGCCGGCACCTGAACAGCTGGTGCTGGTCCGAGGCCGGATCCGCGGTTCAGCCCCCCATGAAACTTCGCCCACGGGGGCCAGGAAGGACCAGGACGCCGTCGGTCACCAGCATGAAGCGCTCCAGTCCTGGGACGAAGATGTTGACAACAGCGAGGCCCTCCGGTGTCACGGCCTGGCGACGGAGAACCGAGTATCCCTGCCCGGAGAGCTGGCGCAGCAGCTCATCGAGATGCTCTTGGGGAGTTGCTGGATGGCTCGTCGACTCGAACGAAACCATGTCGGCGGTCGGTAGGCGACCAGCGAAATCTGCTAGCCGGCAGGCCCGCAACGCCGGGTACTCCCGAGTACCGTCGTGGCGGGGGAACATCGCAGAAGGGAAGACACTCTCCGAGTCCTTGAACTGTGCGGCCCCTTGGATCTGGATGAGTTCGCTAAGCGCCCGCTGCGCCGCATGATCGGATGACAGGGATGCACCACAACCGCGTATGCGAGCAGGGTCTCCGTTCTTCGGAGGCAGGAAGGCGAGATAGGAAGGGACCGATAAATCTGAGGTCATGTCGATCAGGTAAACGGTTCTGCCGGTGACTTCGTCGGCAAGTTCCACCAGCCTCGAGAGCTCTGGGGGGAGAGTACTCCTGTCCACGACACGCAATGGTTGACGCGGGCGGCGAAGGAACTGGTGGATCAGCAACATCGAGAAAGCGTCACGTTCCACTACTTCATTGAGTGCATGCACAGTGGCCTCGGCCGCCGTGACACCCGAAGCCCAGCCGTTGTTGCTGGAGTACCGCCACACCGCGGAGTAGTCGTAGGTGTCACCGAGAGCCGCACGAAACGACGGGTCGGCATCGACGTACCCGGGGGTAGACAGAAAGATCGGGACGGAAATGCTCGAGCCTGACGAGATTTCTTCGTACTCAAGGCATCCGATATCTCCATCGGGAAATTCGTTGAATAATTGAACTGCTTGATCTTGATTCAATGCACCATCGGCGCGCGACAGAGTGTGGGCCCGTTCGCTTCGTACCGAGCCGGGATCGAAGTAATCTTTTTCACTCACGTAGTGTTCAAGCGCCTCGAACAGTGCGCCCACTCGCGCCGCCTCCCGCCCTCCCTTCCCGAGGCCGAAGCCGTCCTGAACTCTCTCTTCGCCATTCCGCAATTCGCATGCCCAAGCGCCGGGATCACTGTCCAAGACGGGGATAAATCTAGCTTCCAGCCCCAGGGCCCGAGCGGCAGATATTCCGTGCCGAAATGCGTCGGAAAGTTCGTTCTCCCGCTCGCCTGCCTGTACAGAATTGAAGGTCGTTGCCTCAGTCATTTCCGTCATCAATAACCCTCTCCGAAAATTGAATGCCGCAGCCGACTCCGGAGGAGACGGCTGCGGTCACATCAGAACCTAATTATCGGATGGCGTCGAAAGGATTCGCTGGCTGATGTTCTCGTCCTCGAATCCAGCGCTGAGAATTACAGCAATCGCTGCACGCTCACTTTCCGAGAGAATGTTTTCCTGGTTGCCGGTGGCGGCGGTGCAGAGCAATTTGAGGTCTCCAGTACCCATGGCATGCACTCCCTTGAAGAACGTTCAGGTCAGATGTTGCATGAAAAAGCTTACCGGTGAGCAGCTGGTCAACACGTTCCTGGTCCGTTCCGCCCGAGGTGCGAACCCCTTCCGGGCAGGAGAGAGACCGCACCGAAATTCAGTGGCCGGGGGTTTCGGCCGTACTGGGATCCGATTCTGCGGGAATGCGGCCGACGGCGGCTGGCCGAAGGCGGCCTGAAGCGTTTTCCGAGGCAACCGAGGCGGAACCGAGGGGGAATCGGCGGCAGAGACGAATGCCGGAGCTCACGGTGACCACGACGCAGGACAAATCCTTTGAGGCAGCGACGAGCTGCGATTTCTACGCGTCGAAGCCCAACCACAGCGGCTCCCGGATGACGGGCACCGGAGGCATCAGGACGTGCTCAGATGGACCCGCAGCCTGTACCAGCGAGGCGGACCTCGAGTACTACAGCAACACTTCGAGCGAGTGGTACACGACAGGGACCGCGCGTCACTCCCTGTGCGCGCCACCGCTGCGGTCGTCGACCACAGCGGCAACCTGCGTGAACGAACCATGCCGGTGACCCGAGCCGTGCCTTCCGTACCACTACGAACGGGACCGTCGTGAGCTCGAGCGGCTCCCCCGCTAGCGGCACCGTATACAGCGACGTTCTGTACGTGCCCTGCACGTAGTGACAAATTGGAGGGCCTGGTGGTCGTCGAATTGGTCTTCGGCCCCAGGCCGTCCACTCGCCGTCGAGAGGATCGACGGTGCCCCCCGAGCACGGCATGCTATGGCGTCGTTGCGCTCATCTGGGCCGTGTCCTGTTGCCGTTGGTAGACCAGGAGCCGTGGCGGCAGGCTCATCGCCACGAGAACCTGCAGGCCTGGGGCATCGACGCGACGGCTAGCGAGCGACTGATCGAGCTCTTCGCGGCTCGGGCGACCCATGCTGTCGCAGTCGACACTTCATTGTCCGCCGCAGAATTAGATGATCTGTTCCTCAAAGCCGTGGCCGACGCGGCGACTGGCAAGCGCGACTACGAACTGCTCGCCGGGCACTCCGGCATCCTTCGCGAGGGCGCGGACTGCTGGTGGCGCGTCCCGTGGAACGCTGGCGGGCGGGGTCGCGAAGGTGTGGCTGGACGGGAAGGTCACGGCCACGCTGTCCGATACCACCGCGCAGATCGGGGCTCCCGAGGTCTGGGCGGGCGGGGACACCGGGCAGGGCGTGGACGTTGCGGTGCTGGACACCGGGATCGACGCCGCGCACCCGGACTTCGCCGGCCGCATCGTGGCCACGGAGAGTTTCGTGCCGGGGCAGGACGTCACCGACCGGCAGGGTCACGGCACCCATGTCGCCTCGACTGTCGCCGGTACCGGGGCGGCGTCCGGCGGCAAGGAGAAGGGTGTCGCCCCGGGCGCGGGGCTGCACATAGGCAAGGTGCTGGACAACGACGGCAGTGGTCAGGACTCCTGGATTTTGGCGGGGATGGAGTGGGCGGCCCGGGACCAGCACGCCAAGGTTGTCAGTATGAGCCTGGGGGGCGGGCCCACCGATGGCACCGACCCGTTGAGCCAGGCGGTGAACCGGCTCAGTGAGGAGACCGGAACGCTGTTCGTCATCGCGGCCGGCAACTCCGGTCCTGAGGCGTACAGTGTGGGCGCCCCGGGAGCGGCGGATGCCGCGCTGACGGTCGGCGCGGTGAACGGTCCGGGGAAGGGCGTGGATCAGCTGGCGGAGTTCTCCAGCCGCGGCCCCCGCGTGGGCGACAACGCCATCAAGCCCGATCTGACCGCCCCGGGTGTGAACGTGCTGGCGGCCCGCTCGCAGTACGCGGCGGAGGGTGAGGGCGCCTATCAGACGATGAGCGGTACCTCCATGGCGACACCGCACGTCGCGGGCGCGGCGGCCCTGCTGGCCGCCAAGCACCCGGACTGGACGGGGCAGCAGCTCAAGGACGCCCTGGTCAGCACCACCGCGAGCACCCAGCGGTTCAGCCCCTTCGAGGCCGGCAGCGGCCGGCTCGACATCGCCGCCGCTGTGAAGGCCACACTGTTCGCCTCCGGGTCCGCGTTCGCCCAGGCCCACTACCCGTACACGCCGGGCCAGACCGTCCGCAAGGACGTCACCTACACGAACACCGGGTCCGAGCCGGTCACCGTGGACCTGTCCCTGAGCCAGGACCAGCTGCCCGAAGGTGTGTTCACCCTCACCGACTCGCGGCTGAGCGTGCCCGCGCGCGGCACCGCCACCGTCGGCGTGATCACCCACCTCGACGCGGCGGAGGACAATGCCGCCTACTCCAGTCGGCTCACCGCCACCCGCGCCGACGGCACGGTCCTCACCCGCACGCCGGTCGGCGTGAACAAGGAGGGCCGCCGGGTCACGCTGTCCGTCACGGCGAAGGACCGCCACGGGGACGCCCTGCCCGGCACGCTCGTCCTGAAGGACATCGAGCGCAACACCGCGCCCAAGATGTATGAGATCGACGCCTCGGGCCGCATGAGCCTGCGCCTGCCCCCAAGCACCTACTCGGCG containing:
- a CDS encoding SagB family peptide dehydrogenase; translation: MSGLDASCCQAEDLIEDFSHPIREVLSLYREARVTSDHSGVTRVYSGSRGINLGSLTLGQSSLLEVLSTRLEDSDTLLDIVRRKEGEQALLGVRELLQKLRAGGWVSTTLKAGETKILTFRPLGPAVPVALHPAVDPFEFRMSRFVMLRADTSGMVMESPLAHVAVEIHDAALVGLLASLKNQETDDTRGAHIHPTGWREAVPEVLGALARNGFLVPRDGGHEREFRFTQWTPHELLFHSRTRGGRHDAPFGGTYWAVGTFDPLPAVAPPFDGPVIKLPRANLQELRTGDRTLTEALEDRRSLRLHDDAVPLTITQLGEFLYRCARNRDSYNDGMQQLGDRPYPSGGRTYELEVYPLVNCVNGVPPGLYHYDPDQHQLELMRRPGPALRRLSEMSRLTAQMPSPPQVTLLITARFGRVMWKYSAMGYAMTLKHVGVLYQVMYSVATAMGLAACGLGSGDSDAFAAATGLSWETESTVGEFLLGSRHPAAA
- a CDS encoding YcaO-like family protein; translated protein: MTEMTEATTFNSVQAGERENELSDAFRHGISAARALGLEARFIPVLDSDPGAWACELRNGEERVQDGFGLGKGGREAARVGALFEALEHYVSEKDYFDPGSVRSERAHTLSRADGALNQDQAVQLFNEFPDGDIGCLEYEEISSGSSISVPIFLSTPGYVDADPSFRAALGDTYDYSAVWRYSSNNGWASGVTAAEATVHALNEVVERDAFSMLLIHQFLRRPRQPLRVVDRSTLPPELSRLVELADEVTGRTVYLIDMTSDLSVPSYLAFLPPKNGDPARIRGCGASLSSDHAAQRALSELIQIQGAAQFKDSESVFPSAMFPRHDGTREYPALRACRLADFAGRLPTADMVSFESTSHPATPQEHLDELLRQLSGQGYSVLRRQAVTPEGLAVVNIFVPGLERFMLVTDGVLVLPGPRGRSFMGG